A genome region from Mycobacteriales bacterium includes the following:
- the trxA gene encoding thioredoxin codes for MGSSTKKVTDQTFQEDVLASDKPVLVDFWAEWCGPCKMVAPVLEEIAAQNPDKITVAKLNIDENPQIAQQYQVMSIPTMSVFQGGKIVKTIVGAKPKSALLKDLSDYLS; via the coding sequence GTGGGGAGCAGCACCAAGAAGGTCACCGACCAGACGTTCCAGGAGGACGTCCTGGCCAGCGACAAGCCTGTGCTGGTCGATTTCTGGGCGGAGTGGTGCGGCCCCTGCAAGATGGTCGCGCCAGTGCTCGAGGAGATCGCCGCGCAGAACCCGGACAAGATCACCGTCGCGAAGCTGAACATCGACGAGAACCCGCAGATCGCCCAGCAGTACCAGGTGATGTCGATCCCGACGATGTCCGTCTTCCAGGGTGGCAAGATCGTGAAGACGATCGTCGGCGCCAAGCCGAAGTCGGCCCTCCTGAAGGACCTGTCCGACTACCTGTCCTAG